A genomic window from Montipora capricornis isolate CH-2021 chromosome 8, ASM3666992v2, whole genome shotgun sequence includes:
- the LOC138060681 gene encoding protein phosphatase 1 regulatory subunit 7-like — protein MLSATRSQKQAIQDTNKIQPGKSASSTLRQTRKRTAEEKRVQSSPTERETENKLSVQEILDRCKESDHGRVFEINLNGQALKQVPNLKEFQKLKILDLGCNKLKELSPNDLEKNCDLRELKLYANEITEISGLDRCKELNNLLLQHNKIKLIGKGLQNVRKLKVLRLDNNRLSKIDYREIGCCSQLTVLDISCNDIHDISALNALPTLEELDLSNNKISQIPDMGRCKKIQELDISRNHISNLAGLRAISTLTVLRAENNDITALDSLGKLRCLQELYLAGNRISEVKSFPNQFSALEILDLSNNIIENVEEMFVLSGISTLVELSVKGNPFKSEDGYSCHRQISQRIPSLEFLDKVSLKRPSTGHSHAPPPMRPMSASQVLSSRQVEEQIKATLLEQESFEASISSRFNIVRDLFKSLPMELRINQSDERSLSKMSMFDVESVSASRPSTAGEESRPKSRCSSRSRIAEARAFAAEHFRTQEADTNSTS, from the exons ATGTTGTCCGCGACTAGATCGCAGAAACAAGCCATCCAAGATACTAATAAAATTCAGCCAGGAAAGTCTGCCTCTTCCACCCTGAggcaaacaagaaaaagaacagCGGAGGAGAAACGAGTCCAATCTTCACCGACTGAAAGGGAAACGGAGAACAAGCTTTCTGTGCAAGAGATT CTTGATAGGTGTAAAGAAAGTGACCATGGGCGTGTGTTTGAAATCAATCTGAATGGGCAAGCACTGAAGCAAGTTCCTAACTTAAAGGAG TTTCAGAAACTGAAAATTCTTGATCTGGGATGTAACAAACTTAAGGAGTTATCaccaaatgatttggaaaagaatTGT GATCTAAGAGAACTGAAGCTTTATGCAAATGAGATTACAGAAATCAGTGGGTTAGATCG ttgcaaggaactaaacaaTCTCCTTTTGCagcacaacaaaataaaattgatag GTAAGGGACTGCAAAATGTGAGAAAACTCAAAGTTTTACGACTTGATAACAATCGCCTATCCAAGATAGACTACAGGGAAATTGGATGCTGCTCACAACTGACTGTTCTAGACATAAGCTGCAATGATATCCATGATATTTCG GCTCTGAATGCTCTTCCAACACTTGAAGAGCTGGATTTatcaaataacaaaatttctcAAATTCCTGACATGGGACGATGTAAGAAA ATTCAAGAGCTAGATATCTCAAGAAATCATATTTCCAATTTAGCTGGTTTACGGGCTATCTCTACTCTAACT GTTTTAAGGGCAGAAAATAATGATATCACTGCACTGGATTCCTTAGGAAAATTAAG ATGCTTACAAGAATTGTATTTAGCAGGCAACCGAATATCAGAAGTTAAG TCCTTTCCAAACCAGTTTTCTGCGCTGGAAATTTTAGATTTGTCAAACAATATCATTGAAAACGTTGAGGAAATG TTTGTGTTGTCGGGTATTTCTACACTTGTTGAGTTGTCAGTGAAGG GAAACCCATTTAAAAGTGAGGATGGATATAG TTGTCACCGTCAGATCTCTCAACGCATACCATCTCTGGAATTCCTTGATAAA GTATCACTTAAAAGGCCTAGCACTGGCCATTCGCATGCACCACCTCCCATGAGACCAATGTCTGCATCGCAAG TCCTCAGCTCAAGACAAGTGGAAGAGCAAATAAAGGCTACGTTATTGGAGCAAGAATCATTTGAGGCTTCTATCTCTTCAAG GTTTAATATCGTAAGAGACCTTTTTAAGTCGTTGCCGATGGAGCTAAGGATCAATCAATCTGACGAGCGGTCGTTGTCAA AGATGTCCATGTTTGATGTGGAGTCCGTGAGCGCATCCCGACCGAGCACCGCTGGGGAGGAAAGTAGGCCCAAGAGTCGTTGCAGCAG cCGATCAAGAATCGCTGAAGCTAGAGCATTCGCTGCGGAACACTTCCGTACCCAAGAAGCTGATACCAACAGCACTAGCTGA